The sequence GGGCTTCCTGGGACTGGAATATCCGGAGGAGTACGGCGGGATACCCTGTGACAAGTTCATGGTCGTCGCCTTCATCGAAGAGTTCATCCGCCACAGCGGCGCCTCGGGTCTCTATTGCGGCCTCTACAGCCATACCATCGCCATGCCGCCGGTCCGAAATCTGGGCACGGAGGAGATGAGGCAGCAGGTTCTGGCTCCCGTTCTGAGGGGCGAAAAGGTAGCCTCCCTGGGGATCACCGAGCCGAACGCCGGGTCGGACGTGGCCAGCCTCCGGACCCGGGCAGTCCGGGACGGGGATTTCTATATTGTCAACGGTTCGAAGACGTTTATCACCAGTGGCTGCCGGGCGAATTTCGTCACCACGGCGGTGCGGACGGGAGGTCCCGGGCCGAAGGGCGTGAGTCTGCTCCTGATCGACACCTCCACGCCGGGTTTCAGCGTTTCCAAGAAGATCCACAAGATGGGCTGGCACAGCTCCGACACGGGGGAATTGAGCTTCGTGGACTGCCGGGTCCCGGCAGCGAATATCATCGGCAAGGAAGGCGAGGGATTCAAGGGCATCATGATCAACTTCCAGAACGAGAGGCTTTCTCTTTCCGTTCAGGCCCATGCCACGGCCCAGCTGGCCCTGGAAGAATCCATCAAGTACGCCAAGGCCCGGGAGGCCTTCGGGACGACCCTGACGGGCTTCCAGGTCATCCGCCACAAGCTGGTGGACATGGCGACGAAGGTGGAGATCGCCAAGGAATACAACTACCGCGTCGCCGCCCGGATGGAAGCGGGAATGGACGTCATGCGGGAGGTCTCCATGGGCAAGAACTTCTCCTGCGAGGTCTGCGACAAGGTCGTCTTCGACGCCGTCCAGATCCACGGCGGTTACGGGTATGCAAGGGAATACGTGGTCGAGCGGCTGTACCGCGACTCGCGGATCCTCAGCATCGGCGGCGGGACGACGGAAATCATGAAGGAGATCATCAGCCGGACAATCTAACATTTCAGAGAGCGGGAAGGTATTTCCAGATAACCGACCGGGACTCCCGATCCGGGAGCCCGAAAAACCCTAAAGGAGGGAACATCATGGCCGATTATCCAAGGAAACCGAAGAATGTCAGCGAGTTCGGAAAGTTTCTGTACAGGTCCCAGGACGAGCTCCGGGCCGTGCAGAACGAGAAACTGGGCAAGCAGATGGCGCTCCTGGAGAAGTACAGCCCCTACTACGGGAAGAAGTTCAAGGAATGGGGGCTCTCCGCCGGGGATGTGCGCAACGTGGACGACCTGGAGAAGATTCCTCTTCTCTACAAGAAGGACTACATGGCCGACCCCATGAGCTTCCGCCTGGCCATCCCGGCCGACGCGCCGGTGCAGCCGCACGAGCGGATTCTCTGGGGCGTCCATTACACGACGGGAACGACGTCGGGGGTGCCGACGCCGTTCTTTTCCACAACCCACGACTATTTCGGAAACATCATGCAACTGGCCCGGATGTGCGAGATCGGTGGAATCACCGGCGACGACATCGTCGCCAACATCTTTCCCCTGACCCCGGTTCCCCACATCGGATTCTGGAAAACCGTGGACTACTCCATCGCCTGTGGCGCCAGGGTCTGCAACGCCGTGACGGGCTCCGCCTATCCCCCGTTTCCGATCCACCGGTCCCTGGACTATGCCGTGGACATGGTCGTCAAAAACGGGGCGACCCTCCTCTCCGGGATCGTCTCCTTCGTCCGGCGGACCATCATGCGGGCGGAAGAGCTGAAGAAGGACTTCTCTTCCGTCAAGATGTGCTTCGTCCTCGGGGAGGCATGCCCGGAAGGGATGCGGACGGACATGAAGAACCGCCTCATCAGCATGGGGGCGAAGGATCCCTTCATCTGCAGCGGCCTCGGCTTTACGGAGATGCAGGGGACGACGCTGGAGTGCACCGAGCGGGGCGGCATGCACATGGGGGCGCCGGATCTCTTCTTCTTCGAAATCGTGGACGAGAAGACGGGAAAGCGACTCCCCGACGGGCAGCAGGGGCTGCTGGTCGTTACGCATGTGGACCGGCGGGGAACGAGCTTCCTCCGGTACGTGGTGGGAGACATCACGACGCTCTCCCACGAGACCTGCCCTCACTGCGGCAGGAATGACGCCCGGGTGGTCATGCAGCCCATCCGGACGATGGAACTGGTGAACATCAAGGGTACCCTCATCAACCCGGACATTTTGAAGACGGAGATCACCGCCGTTCAGGGGATCGAGGAGTACCAGATCGTTTTCACGAAAGAGGACCTGAAAGACCCCCTGTCGCTGGACCACTTGCAGATCAAGGTGGCCCCCGCGGCCGGGATCGACCGGGAGAAACTGAAGGCGGCCCTGATCGAGCGGGCGCGGAGGGCCGTGGAGATGACGCCGGAGATCGTTTTCTGCGAGAAGGAAGAGATCTTCGATCCCACGAAAACCCTGAAAAGCACGCGGGTCGTGGACCTGCGGCCGCCGGTGGCGTAAGCCCGAAACAACGACGTCCCACGCCGTCCGGCGGAGAAGCGGACGGCGTCGGGACGATATCAACAGAAAGGAAGAGGAGATGGCGAATTCTTATGACGTAATCGTGGTTGGCGCCGGCATCGCGGGCCTGGGCGTCGGGGCGATCCTGGCGAAAGAAGCGGGCCAGAAGGTTCTGCTCCTGGACCGGTTCCCCAAGTTCGGCGGCCGGATGATGAGCTATGACGGCTATCCCGGCAAGGGATGGCGGGTGGAGATCGGCCTCCACATGGTGGAACTGGGAGAGAAATCGAGCTGCAATGCTCTGAACAACCGGGTCGGGAAGACCGTGCAGTGGGCGCCATTCAGCGACACCGTGGACATCTGGAACGGGGAGAAATTCGTCAGCGTGGCGGAGCTGGTGCCCATGACGAAAGAGGACAAGATTGCCTTCCGGGATCTGATGCAGAGGATCGCCACTCTGTCGGACGCCGAGATCGAGGCCTGGGACAACCGTTCCCTGGAAGAGTGGCTCATGGAGAACGTGCCGCAGCCGCCGGTGCGGGAGCTGTTCACGGACCTTGGGATGATCATGACGACGATTCCCCACGCCATCGACATGGCTGCCGGCGAAGTCCTCTACATCGCCCGGGACAACCTGCTGAAGACCCGCCAGGCCCTCCAGGCGAGTTATCCCCTGGACGGCATGGAGGGAATCACCCGGGGCCTCGCGGAGACGATCCGGGAAAACGGCGGGGAGATCCGGCTGAACTGCGACGTCCAGGAAGTGATCATCGAGAACAAGCGGGCTGTGGGCGTCCGGATTCCGGCGAAGCGCCACATTTACGAAGAGGAGTACCGGATTTTCGAGACCGAGACGATCCGGGCCGAACGGGTTGTCTGCGCCCTGCCCATCTATAAGCTCTCGAACATCCTCGATTTCAACCCGGCAAGCTCGCCGCTGCCCCGCTGGTGGGTGAAGCGGATCACCGACATTCAGCACGAAGTGACGGGGCTGATCGGCTTCATGCTGGGGCTCTCGGAGCCCATCGTAGACCCGAAGCGGAAGTGCTTCATGTCGGCCCTCAAGACGAATCACGCGGGCTTTCCCTTCCAGGGCTTCCCGGCATCGAACTTCTCCGCCGACGTCGCTCCCCCGGGGAAACAGGTCGTCCATACCGACATCGTTGTCGAGCATGCCGAGGCCTCGGACAAGTTCCTGAGGGAGCGGCTCCTGGCGGCCCACTGGGAGGACCTGAAGGAGATGTTCCCCGGTATCGAGGACAAGCTGGAGTGGAAGTTCCCCTACTACGTCGACGGGTGCGATGGACTGGCCCGCCAGCCCGGCCTCGTGGGGAACTACAAGCCGGGCCTGATTGCCCCGGGCATCCCGAACCTCTACTTCGCTGGCGACACCTACCAGGGACGCGGCCTGGCCATCAACAGCGCCGCCCTGAGCGGCATGAAGTGTGCGGACCTGATCCTGAAAGAACTGAAGAAGTAAGCACGGGCGGACCTCGTGCCGTTCCGTTGTATCAGAACGGCGAAAGGAGGTGAAATCGTCTGGATGAAAGGAGCAGGCGGAGTCCCCGGTTGGAATCGATTCAGGGCCTCCGCAGCGGTCATTGTGGAAACGAATGAGAAGTTTTCCGGAAGAAGAGATGGTTGCGCAACCATATCCAATAAGAGGGAGATCAGCACATGTTCAAAACGGATTGGCTTTACCAGTACAACAAAAAACTAACGACGGCAGAAGTCGCCGCCCGCGCGGTTTGTGACGACGATTTCATCATGACCCCCCTGTGCCTCGGCCAGCCGAGCACCCAGATTCCGGATGCCATCGCCGACCGGAAGGATGAACTGAAAAACATCGAATGGCGGTGGAACCTGGCGACCCGGCCCTACAAGATGTTCCAGCCGGAATATCGCAAGACCTTCAAAATCACCTCCGGATTCACGGGAACGCCCTTCATCCTGTCGCAGTTCCAGGGGCTGGGTTACGGTCCTTACGCCCCGGTCACCGTTTTCAGCTCGCTGAAGCAGTGGACCTATTATCGCAAACCCGACATCATCGTCGCCATGGTCACGCCGCCGGACAAGGACGGCTTCGTCAACATCGGCCCCGACTGCATGTTCTCCCGAGCCCTCCTGGAGGGGCAGGCCACCTCGAGGGGATTTGTCGGCGGCCCCCGGGTCCTGATCGGCGAAGTGAATGATCAGTACATCCCGGCCTGCGGGGATACCAAGCTGCACGTCTCCAAATTCACCCATTTTGTGGAGAATTCATCGGCGCTGCCCGCTTTTCCGGCAGCGGCCCCGAAAGACATTCACCATAAAATGGCCGCATCCGTGGTCAGCCTCCTGAGGGACCGCGACTCGATTCAGATCGGGATCGGCGCCGTCCCCATGCTGATCTCCGACCTCATCGCCCATTCCGACCTGAAAGACCTGGGGCTGTTCACGGAGATGCTCCCCACGGGGGCGCCGCTGTGGCAGGAAAAGGGAATCCTGACCGGGAAATACAAGACCTTCCGGCCGGGCGAGATGTCGGCCAGTTTCATCGGCCCGGTGAAGGACCTGTTCGACTTCGTAAAGAACAACGAAGACGTGAAGTTCTTCCCCGGTGACGTGATGAACAACCCGATGGTCATCGGCCGGGAGGAGCAGATGGTCGGGATCAACGGGGCCCTGGAGGTCGACATGGCCGGCCAGGTGGCGTCGCTGACCCTCGGAAACAAGATGGTCTCCGGTTACGGCGGCCAGTCCGACTTCGCCATGGGGTGCAGGCTCTCGCGCTTCGGCCGTATGATCATCGTCATGGCGTCGTACACGAAAGACAAGGACGGCAAGCTGATCAGCCGGATCGTCCCGAACCTCTCGCCGGGTGCCCTGGTCGGGACCCTGGCGTGCCATGTGGATTATGTCGTTACGGAAAACGGCATCGCCGGTCCCCTGGACGGACTGTCCATCGACGAACGGGCGGAGGCCCTGATCAAAGTCTCTCATCCGGACCTGCAGGAGGAGCTGACCCGGGCCGCCAAGGAGAAAGGGCTATTCAAGTAGACCGGTTTCCGGCTCCCGAATGACGGAGAATCGGGGGAAACCGGGATGGCATGAAAAACAGCCTCGGAACGCCGGTGCGGGACCCCGTGGGGCCGCACCGGCGGCAGGAGGAGCAAAAATATAGAAAAGGCAGTGACCGGATGACGGGAATGCCGGGGACC comes from Syntrophaceae bacterium and encodes:
- a CDS encoding acyl-CoA dehydrogenase, translating into MYQEYFSEDHRIFRDSVRRFVEKEIKPHVEEWEEKEEFPLELYKKTADAGFLGLEYPEEYGGIPCDKFMVVAFIEEFIRHSGASGLYCGLYSHTIAMPPVRNLGTEEMRQQVLAPVLRGEKVASLGITEPNAGSDVASLRTRAVRDGDFYIVNGSKTFITSGCRANFVTTAVRTGGPGPKGVSLLLIDTSTPGFSVSKKIHKMGWHSSDTGELSFVDCRVPAANIIGKEGEGFKGIMINFQNERLSLSVQAHATAQLALEESIKYAKAREAFGTTLTGFQVIRHKLVDMATKVEIAKEYNYRVAARMEAGMDVMREVSMGKNFSCEVCDKVVFDAVQIHGGYGYAREYVVERLYRDSRILSIGGGTTEIMKEIISRTI
- a CDS encoding AMP-binding protein translates to MADYPRKPKNVSEFGKFLYRSQDELRAVQNEKLGKQMALLEKYSPYYGKKFKEWGLSAGDVRNVDDLEKIPLLYKKDYMADPMSFRLAIPADAPVQPHERILWGVHYTTGTTSGVPTPFFSTTHDYFGNIMQLARMCEIGGITGDDIVANIFPLTPVPHIGFWKTVDYSIACGARVCNAVTGSAYPPFPIHRSLDYAVDMVVKNGATLLSGIVSFVRRTIMRAEELKKDFSSVKMCFVLGEACPEGMRTDMKNRLISMGAKDPFICSGLGFTEMQGTTLECTERGGMHMGAPDLFFFEIVDEKTGKRLPDGQQGLLVVTHVDRRGTSFLRYVVGDITTLSHETCPHCGRNDARVVMQPIRTMELVNIKGTLINPDILKTEITAVQGIEEYQIVFTKEDLKDPLSLDHLQIKVAPAAGIDREKLKAALIERARRAVEMTPEIVFCEKEEIFDPTKTLKSTRVVDLRPPVA
- a CDS encoding NAD(P)/FAD-dependent oxidoreductase, which encodes MANSYDVIVVGAGIAGLGVGAILAKEAGQKVLLLDRFPKFGGRMMSYDGYPGKGWRVEIGLHMVELGEKSSCNALNNRVGKTVQWAPFSDTVDIWNGEKFVSVAELVPMTKEDKIAFRDLMQRIATLSDAEIEAWDNRSLEEWLMENVPQPPVRELFTDLGMIMTTIPHAIDMAAGEVLYIARDNLLKTRQALQASYPLDGMEGITRGLAETIRENGGEIRLNCDVQEVIIENKRAVGVRIPAKRHIYEEEYRIFETETIRAERVVCALPIYKLSNILDFNPASSPLPRWWVKRITDIQHEVTGLIGFMLGLSEPIVDPKRKCFMSALKTNHAGFPFQGFPASNFSADVAPPGKQVVHTDIVVEHAEASDKFLRERLLAAHWEDLKEMFPGIEDKLEWKFPYYVDGCDGLARQPGLVGNYKPGLIAPGIPNLYFAGDTYQGRGLAINSAALSGMKCADLILKELKK